The Candidatus Defluviibacterium haderslevense DNA window CAACAAAATCTGTATCACAAAAATTACAAATCGCTTTTGCCCGATCTTCTTCACGACCTGACCACAAATTACATCCAGCAAATCTCACAAAAATCGCAGCTCTACCAGCTTGATTCCCTTCACCTTGTAAGGTATAAAAAATTTCTTTAATTGCGTATTTGGACATGTCTATTATGGATTCAATATTGTAATTTGTTTAGGATTTCATAATTCATAAAATAGTTAAAGAAATCAATTGTCTAATGACTTTGTATGATTATCATTTGGAATAATTTTTGGCAAAATATCTGAGTAAAATTGATCTAAATCACTAATAAAATAATCAGGTTCACACAATTCAAAATCAGTTTTAGAATTGAATTTATGGAGCATAGCTATTGTGATAATTCCTCTGCTTTTTGCCATTTTAATATCATTAATGGTATCACCTATCAATATTGATTTGGAAAAAAGTAAATTTGGATATTCTATTTTTGATTGATCTAACATGCCTGAATTAGGTTTTCTGCATGTACAATTTGAAGCTTTTAAATGAGGGCAATAATAAATCTTTGAAATATGACCACCAGCGCTATTAATCTCTGTAAGCATTTGATCATGAATTTGCTTTAAAGCTTGTTCAGTCATGTATTGCTTGGCTACACCTTGTTGATTTGTTACAACAAAGATATGTTCAAAATATTTTGATATTCTTGAAAACGTAGTTAGAAAATTATTTTCAAATTTAAATTCATTCCATCGCTTGACATAATTACCCGGAATTAACTCATTAATAACACCATCACGATCTAAATATAAAGTCCAAGGAATTTTAGATTCCGGATTAGTGTTTTTAAAGATCAATTGTGCAAGATTGTAATCTTCCGGAACTCCAATGTCTATAAAAAAATGATCCTGAACTTGCCCAAAAATTTGACCGTTTGAAGTTTCTTTTTCTAAAACATCCTGTTCAAATGAGAATTTTTTTGGAAAATGTTTTTCAATAAATGTTGTGCGATGAATTAAATAAATACCTCCATTGATAAGTCCATATTGAAGCTCTTTTTTCTCGAAAAATGAACGAATACATTGATCCTTTTCCAATTGAAGTGTACCATATCTCCTTGGATGGTTCATAGCTTTAACGCCAATAGTAATAAATGAGTTTAAGCTTTTATGTTGATTTAATAATTGATTTAAGTTAATTGGAAAATAGGTGTCTCCATTGACCACAAAAACATGTTCGTCATTACATATTTCCAAAGATTTTAGAATAGCACCACCAGTACCCAAAGGCTCGTCTTCTATAATAAATCTAGTCTTCAGACTGGGATAAAAATCTTGTATATATTGAACTATCAATTCATGCTTATAACCCAATGCAAATACAAAAAGATTTACTTGTTGGGAAATAAGATATTCAATAATATAATGCAAAAATGGTTTATCAGCAACAGGTGCTAGACATTTTGGTAAATCTGGTATTAAGTGAGATAATCTAGTGCCAAAACCACCAGCTAATATGATGCAAGTTTTCAAATCATCTGGTCTAAAGTGAAAAATATTTTTCCTCTACCAATTGACATATGATATGTCCAATTAATATATGGGACTCTTGTATTCTTGGTGTATCATCAGAAGGCATACCAAGCCAGTAGCTAGACAAGTTTTTCAATTGACCTCCAGAAGAACCTGTTAAACTTATTGTTGGAATTCCTTTTTTTGTAGCCGATTCAAAAGCTTTGACTATGTTTTTTGAATTTCCAGAGGTGCTTATTCCTATTAATATATCATTTGCAGTTGCAATACCATCAATCATTCTTGAATAAACAACATCGAAACTGTAATCATTAGCCACTGCTGTCAAATAGGATGTATTGGCATGAAGTGCTTCTGCCGCTAGAGCCGGTCTATCTGTATAAAATCTACCAGATAATTCGGCAGCAAGATGTTGAGCATCAGCTGCACTTCCCCCATTTCCACAAAAATAAATTCTTCCATTATTGCGCAATGCATTTACGATTATAGTTGAAATATCTTCTATTTTTTTAAGCATGTTTTCATCTTCAATGATGGTTTCTTTGACCTGAATTGAAGACCTAATGATATTAATTATTTTATCCATGTTATAATTTTGTTTTCCAACTTTGAACACCTTGTTGTGTAAATTGGTGATTTAGAAAATAACCTCCAAATTTATTTAATTGTTCTATGACTTGATATCGGGTAGTTCCAGGGCAATAGAAAAACATAAATCCACCTCCACCGGCGCCTGATATTTTACCACCACTAGCACCGGCTAATTTTGCAGCAGAATAGATGTCATCTAATTGTTGATTGGATATATTAACTGCCATTTTTTTCTTTTGTTCAAACCCAAAGTCTAGAATCTCTCCAATTTCATCTAGTTTGCCACGCAACAAAGCATCTTTCATCCGTTTACTTTGTTCTTTAAGCTGATGCATAGCTTCTATTGATTCTATTTTTTGAGAGGTAACATTGTGTTGTTGTGTGCTTATTATTTCAGATGAACTTCTACTAGTAGATGTAAAATAAAGTATGATGTTGTGTTCTAATTCAGATAAATAATCTTGTTTTATTCTTAATGGATTTACAAGTACCTGATCATCTTTATAAAATTCCATATAATTAACACCACCAAAAGTAGCAGCATATTGATCTTGTTTTCCTCCTGCAAGATTTAAATCAACGCGCTCAATAATGAATGCTAAATGTGCTAAATCATAATCACCAAATGGTATATTTAACATTTCTGAAAAGGCTTTAAGCATAGTAACCATTAATGTTGATGAAGTTCCCAAACCACTACCTGCAGGCACATCCATATTGGTGGTTAAACAAAATCCTTGATTTCCTAATATTTGGTCTTTTTTTAATCGATTGATTAATCCTTTTTGTAACTTTAATAATCCTTCAGATGGTAATAATTCTTCCGATGAAAAGGCTAATTCAATGCCTTGATCTATGGATTTTAAAATAATTTTAGGTTGTGGTATACTTTCGATGCTGGCATGGGCATATAATGATATGGTTGCATTTAAAATGGCACCACCATATAAATCACTGTATGGACTGACGTCCGTTCCTCCACCTGCAAGTCCTAATCTAAAAGGTGCCTTACTTCTCCAAATCATGATACAAATTTTTAATACTTTCAATTAGAAATTCCCAACTTAATTTTTTCTTTTCAATCTGAATGTGTTGGATAAATTTATTTTGATCTAAGGTAAAAAATCGATCCATCGTATAGGCTAAAGATGAAGGATTGGGTTCACAAACCAATCCTACTTTTTCATGAGGAACTAATCTTGGAAGAGCTCCAACATTGGTTACGATCATAGGAATTTCAAAATGATAGGCCAAAGGTGTAACACCACTTTGGGTTGCATTTTTATAAGGTTGAATGACTACATCTGCAGCTGATAAATAATATTTTACTTCACCATCTGAAATGAAATGAGTATGCCAATATATTTTATTCTTGATATTTAATCGTTCTATAATATCCAGGTAAGGTTTTTCATCTTCATAAAATTCTCCTGCTACTAGTATTTTTATATTCTTATTTTCTAACATGGGAATGGCTTCCAATAATAAATCCAAACCTTTATATTTTCTGATAAATCCAAAAAATAAAACGATTGGATCTTCTTTAGGTATGTTTAATATTCCACGAGCAGTAATTTTATCTAGTGCTATTCCAAAGTTATCATATAAAGGATGATCAACTACGATAGAAGGTTTTGTTGGTTGAAATAGTTTTAGATCTTGATTTACTTTTTCGCTCATAGTAATAAAAGCATCTGGTGCCTTTAGAAAATATTTTGTAAACCAACTATCCCCAATTCGTTTTTCATGAGGTATTACATTATCAGCTATACAAATAAATTTAGTGTAGTGATTCGATCGAATCAACCTTAAAATAGTACCCAAACAAGGACCCATAAAAGGCAACCAAAATCGTACAATGATTATTTCTGGTTTTATCTTTTTGAGTTCTTTTCCAATGATCCACCAGTTAATTGGGTTGATGGAATTAATACAAACTTTAATATTTAAATCTTCCGGCTTAGCTTCGTCTGAATATTGTGTAGTACCGGGAAATAAAAATGAAGGGTATTGTAATGAAAAGGTGTAAATGGTAACTTCATCATTATTGGCTTGAAAAGCTCTGGCAAGTCTTTCATCAAAAGAAGCCAAACCTCCTCTAAGAGGATGAGCCGGACCGATAATGATCACTTTTGCCATAAGCTTTAGGACAGTGTTTTATCCACTAAATAGTGATTGCGTTCACTTGCATTTCTAGAAATGAGTTCAGCTATAAATCCGGTAAGAAATAATTGTGATCCTATGATCATGGCGACTAAAGCAATAAAAAACGCAGGGCGTTCAGTCATACCATAAACTTGATATACGTATTTAGTGAACCCTAAATATATAACAAAACAAAAGCCAACAAAGAAAAAACTGATACCAAGAGATCCAAAAAAATGCATTGGTCGTTTACCAAATTTGCCAATAAAAAGTATAGTAGCAAGGTCTAAAAAACCATTGATAAATCGACTAATTCCAAATTTGGAATATCCATATTTTCTAGGATAATGTTGAACTATTTTCTCTGTAATTTTTCTAAAGCCTGCCCATTTTGCAATAACCGGAATGTACCTATGCATTTCTCCAAACACTTCTATACTTTTGACGACATCTTTTTTGTAGGCTTTCAACCCGCAGTTCATGTCGTGAAGTTTAACTCCACTCATCCAGCCCGTAACACTGTTATATAATTTTGAAGGCAGGTTTTTAGTAATTGCATTGTCGTGACGTATTTTTTTCCAACCCGACACGATATCGAAATCATCTTCTACGATCATTCGGTATAATTCAGGAATTTCTTCTGGACTATCTTGTAAATCTGCGTCCATGGTTATGACTACTGACCCCTGACAAGAATGAAAGGCAGTGTTTAATGCTGCTGATTTACCATAGTTTCTCCGAAATTTTATAGCTTTTACATGTATTGGGTCTTCTGAATGTAATTGATCCAATACTTGCCATGTTTTATCAGTACTCCCATCATCGACAAACCAAATGTCATATTGTAAATTATTATTGGCCATGACTCGCTTGATCCACGCCACTAATTCTGGAATAGACTCTTCTTCATTGTAAGCAGGAATAATTAGGGATAAATCCATTGATTAATTTAAATAACGCTTAGCAAAGGTAGGTATAATATTATATATTTTAATAATATGGTAAATATTGGGATATATTTAATGATTATTTTATAAAGTTAAATGATTTATGAAAAATCCATATTTAATCAAGTTTCATTTTCTGATTCACTATGTTAAGTATTTCATTGACTTGATTTTGGACACTTTGCACGCTTAGATTTGCTTTTTCTATGTATTCATTTTTTAATACCTCATCATCGATCCCAAGTGCATTAATTTTTACATTTAATGCTGCACCTTCCACTGCTGCTCTAACACAAAGAGCTCCAACAGCAGCATCAGAAATTGAATTTGGATTTCCATGTTCTACCATTGCTTTTACTAAATCTAAAGTACTTGCAGCTATTTCAATAGTTCGCATGGGAACTTCTATTGCCTTTATAGTTGCATTGAATATAGCTTTTTTTCGAATTTTTTTATCTTCAATGGATGTTTTTGGTAATCGAAAAGCGCTTATTATACCATTGAATGCATCCGTATCTGCATCTACAAGTTGTAGTAAACTAGAACTCATTTTTTGGCCCGTTGCTGCATAATTTGAAAAAAAATCAAATTGACTTTCATATCCTTTTTTATGTGCACTTAAGTTAGCCACCATGGTCCCAAGTGCAGCACCCAAAGCACCTACATAAGCAGATACCGAACCACCACCTGGAGCTGGATTTTCGGATGATGTCAATTCAGCAAATTGGTGTAATGAAAGATCAATTAATTGGTTTGTTTTATTATCTAACATATATTCTATGATTCTTTGTTTGGGGTCGAAAATACTTATTGAATTTAAACCTAACGATTGAATGGCTATTTTTATTAATTCTTGTTCAGAAACACCAAGTGATCTGCCTTGTTTTTTTAAGTAATATGTTCCAGCATTTAAAATTGCTTTTTTTGGTATTAATCCTACTAATTCAGAGCCAGTCACTAACAGGCCATGCTGTTCACTTGATTTTCTGCAAGCCTCAAAGGCTTCATGAAGATTTGTTTTATCTAAATTGGTAAGGTTCATTGAAACTTGGGTGAATCCGTATTCTTCTATGTACCAACCTATGGCTTTCACGGAAGGACAGATTCCATTGATACGTTCTACTTCACCCAATTCATTTTTTAATATCTTACCGGTCTCGATATCCCTTTTCGGCCTTCCATTTTCTCGAATATCAAAAGCCACCTCATTGGCTAATTTTACGGAGTTAGTATTCAAATTAACATTATATGCGATCAGAAAATCTCGTGCACCGATTACTGTTGCTCCCGATTTGATATTCATGGTGCCTGGTCCAAAATCTGGCGCCCATTTCGGCAATTTCATTTTGTCCTCAAGTCCTTCATATTCGCCAGAACGAATATCTGCTAAATTGACCCGGTGTGGCGCCGATGCTGCAGATTCATAGAGATACACGGGTATCTGAAGTTCTCGGCCTACTCTTTCAGATAATTTCCGAGCATAAACTACAGTTTCCGCCATGCTAATACCCGAAACCGGAATAAGTGGGCATACATCGGTAGCTCCCATTCTGGGATGCTCCCCGGTATGATGACGCATATCTATTAGTTCACTGGCTCTTTTTATTGCCTGGAATGCAGCTTCAATAACATCATCAGGGTGTCCCGCAAAGGTGATAACCGTTCTATTGGTTGATTTTCCGGGATCAACATTTAATAATTTAACATTTGGAACACCTTCAATAGCTTGAGATATTTGATTAATTATATCAATATTACGACCTTCGCTAAAATTTGGTACACATTCAATGATGGAATCAGCTTGCATAACTTATAGATTTGAGTCTGCAAAAGTATATAAAGCATCATTTAAAAAAGGAAATCGATTCATACTTTTTGCTTTTGGTGTTTTGTTGTCTGCTTTTTTGGAGGCTCAATCCGTAATGATAAGTCCTGAAATTTCTCTTAAAAATGATTTTGCCTATTATGTATTAAAATTAGATAATGGAATCTCAGTAGTAAGAGACAGAGCCTACAAACTAATCATCCAGAATTTGGACCAGGATTTTAATTGGTCCATTGAAAAAAATATTGAGCTTAAAGGGAAAAAATGGCGAATTATTGAAGTTTACTCACATCACAATAACATTGGTGTTTTGTATGCTACCAAATTGAAGTCAGAGACTGTTATTCTTTATGCTATTTATGACCACAATGGAATTTTTATTACTGAGAAACAACTGCTTAATTCATATGACTTTGAACTTCCGCTTGATGTTAATTTAAAATCTTCTGATGATTTGAATTGGGTATCACTCATCTTCAAGGATCGAAATCAGGAAAAATGGATGTGTTTATATAATCGAAGTCAAGACTCATTATATTACACTGTAAAAGCTGATTCGTTATTTCATTTTGATGCTCATTCCGTACAGGATGTATTATTAAATAATATTGGTGATTTTTATATTTTAGGGCCAAATGTTGAACAAGAAAGACAAGTAAAAAGTAAAGATTTTCATATTTATGGCATAAACCATTTTGGTCAGCTTATTTTAGATAAAAAGCTTCAGTTGGCTGAAAAAGATATTTATGATTGCGTATTGATGTATCAGGATTCTTTTTCAAAACTGCTTTTAGTGGGTATCTATAAAGAAAAAATGAATGGTGGACCAAAAGGTTATTTAGTGCAAAATGTATTGGATGAAGACCAAATCGTTTTTATAGAATTTAATGAAAATCTAATTAAGAGTTTAACAGGAAAAACTAAAAAATCTGGCATGTCGGAAATCAATTTGAAAATTAAAAATATTCAAATGAAGGTAGATGGTTCATGGCTTATGTTTTTAGAGAATTCCAGAGAATTATCCAGAAAACCCTATTTCAATAGTACTCAGGATAATACTGGATTTGGCCCTATGAAGTGGGTAGATTATTATTATGATGATATTTTGGTGTCTTGTATTGACTCCAATAATTCCCTGATCTGGGAGCAGGTATTACCTAAAAAACAGTACTCTCAGGATGACGAAGGTTTGTTTTCATCTTTTTTTGTCATGGCGAATACTTCTTTTCTAAGGATTATCTTTAATGATGAAATCAAAAACGAATCGACGGTATCGGAGTACATCCTGAGATCAGATGGAAGATTTATCCGTAAGAGTGTCCTGAATACGAGTTATAAAAACCTAAACTTAAGAATCCCAGATGCCTTCCAAAAAGATGCAAGTACCCTGATTATACCCAGTGAGTCCAATGGAAAAATGAATTTAGTACAAATTATTTTAGATTAAAGCATTCAATTTCAATTACTTATATATATAATTAATAAAATTTAATCCCATATTTTTAATAAACTAAATAGGATAACTATATTTGCACTCCTTTTAGACGAAAAGGAAATGTAACAACAGGGAGATTAGCTCAGCTGGTTCAGAGCATCTGCCTTACAAGCAGAGGGTCACTGGTTCGAACCCAGTATTTCCCACATGATAATCAAGGAGTTATGAATTCATTTTCATAGCTCCTTTTTTTATTTGCATATGATTTGCATACAATGATTTTACTCATTGTAATTTGAAGTACACAAATAATTGATTTATATGAGTTTTTTTTTGAAATCAATTTTATAGAATTCATTTCTTGTAATATTAATAGTTTTTGAGATTTGCCTTTTCGATACAGAAAGGAATAACAATTGTATATCAGATATTTAGGTATAGTGTCGTACAACTATGGAACAATTGTTCAGTATGTCAAGCATAAATCCAAAAAAAACACATCATAAATTTGACAATTCAATTTTGCCCATTTTTTTTGAATCCTTTCATTATTTTTTTTAATTGATTTTGAATAATCAGCTGAATCCTAAATACAATATAAATAGGTACTTGTTGTTATCCATTCTGAAACGATAAAGTCCCTATAAATCACTTTGTTGAAGTAT harbors:
- a CDS encoding HAD-IIIA family hydrolase, which translates into the protein MKTCIILAGGFGTRLSHLIPDLPKCLAPVADKPFLHYIIEYLISQQVNLFVFALGYKHELIVQYIQDFYPSLKTRFIIEDEPLGTGGAILKSLEICNDEHVFVVNGDTYFPINLNQLLNQHKSLNSFITIGVKAMNHPRRYGTLQLEKDQCIRSFFEKKELQYGLINGGIYLIHRTTFIEKHFPKKFSFEQDVLEKETSNGQIFGQVQDHFFIDIGVPEDYNLAQLIFKNTNPESKIPWTLYLDRDGVINELIPGNYVKRWNEFKFENNFLTTFSRISKYFEHIFVVTNQQGVAKQYMTEQALKQIHDQMLTEINSAGGHISKIYYCPHLKASNCTCRKPNSGMLDQSKIEYPNLLFSKSILIGDTINDIKMAKSRGIITIAMLHKFNSKTDFELCEPDYFISDLDQFYSDILPKIIPNDNHTKSLDN
- a CDS encoding D-sedoheptulose 7-phosphate isomerase — its product is MDKIINIIRSSIQVKETIIEDENMLKKIEDISTIIVNALRNNGRIYFCGNGGSAADAQHLAAELSGRFYTDRPALAAEALHANTSYLTAVANDYSFDVVYSRMIDGIATANDILIGISTSGNSKNIVKAFESATKKGIPTISLTGSSGGQLKNLSSYWLGMPSDDTPRIQESHILIGHIICQLVEEKYFSL
- a CDS encoding dehydrogenase → MIWRSKAPFRLGLAGGGTDVSPYSDLYGGAILNATISLYAHASIESIPQPKIILKSIDQGIELAFSSEELLPSEGLLKLQKGLINRLKKDQILGNQGFCLTTNMDVPAGSGLGTSSTLMVTMLKAFSEMLNIPFGDYDLAHLAFIIERVDLNLAGGKQDQYAATFGGVNYMEFYKDDQVLVNPLRIKQDYLSELEHNIILYFTSTSRSSSEIISTQQHNVTSQKIESIEAMHQLKEQSKRMKDALLRGKLDEIGEILDFGFEQKKKMAVNISNQQLDDIYSAAKLAGASGGKISGAGGGGFMFFYCPGTTRYQVIEQLNKFGGYFLNHQFTQQGVQSWKTKL
- a CDS encoding glycosyltransferase is translated as MAKVIIIGPAHPLRGGLASFDERLARAFQANNDEVTIYTFSLQYPSFLFPGTTQYSDEAKPEDLNIKVCINSINPINWWIIGKELKKIKPEIIIVRFWLPFMGPCLGTILRLIRSNHYTKFICIADNVIPHEKRIGDSWFTKYFLKAPDAFITMSEKVNQDLKLFQPTKPSIVVDHPLYDNFGIALDKITARGILNIPKEDPIVLFFGFIRKYKGLDLLLEAIPMLENKNIKILVAGEFYEDEKPYLDIIERLNIKNKIYWHTHFISDGEVKYYLSAADVVIQPYKNATQSGVTPLAYHFEIPMIVTNVGALPRLVPHEKVGLVCEPNPSSLAYTMDRFFTLDQNKFIQHIQIEKKKLSWEFLIESIKNLYHDLEK
- a CDS encoding glycosyltransferase family 2 protein; this translates as MDLSLIIPAYNEEESIPELVAWIKRVMANNNLQYDIWFVDDGSTDKTWQVLDQLHSEDPIHVKAIKFRRNYGKSAALNTAFHSCQGSVVITMDADLQDSPEEIPELYRMIVEDDFDIVSGWKKIRHDNAITKNLPSKLYNSVTGWMSGVKLHDMNCGLKAYKKDVVKSIEVFGEMHRYIPVIAKWAGFRKITEKIVQHYPRKYGYSKFGISRFINGFLDLATILFIGKFGKRPMHFFGSLGISFFFVGFCFVIYLGFTKYVYQVYGMTERPAFFIALVAMIIGSQLFLTGFIAELISRNASERNHYLVDKTLS
- the ftcD gene encoding glutamate formimidoyltransferase; translation: MQADSIIECVPNFSEGRNIDIINQISQAIEGVPNVKLLNVDPGKSTNRTVITFAGHPDDVIEAAFQAIKRASELIDMRHHTGEHPRMGATDVCPLIPVSGISMAETVVYARKLSERVGRELQIPVYLYESAASAPHRVNLADIRSGEYEGLEDKMKLPKWAPDFGPGTMNIKSGATVIGARDFLIAYNVNLNTNSVKLANEVAFDIRENGRPKRDIETGKILKNELGEVERINGICPSVKAIGWYIEEYGFTQVSMNLTNLDKTNLHEAFEACRKSSEQHGLLVTGSELVGLIPKKAILNAGTYYLKKQGRSLGVSEQELIKIAIQSLGLNSISIFDPKQRIIEYMLDNKTNQLIDLSLHQFAELTSSENPAPGGGSVSAYVGALGAALGTMVANLSAHKKGYESQFDFFSNYAATGQKMSSSLLQLVDADTDAFNGIISAFRLPKTSIEDKKIRKKAIFNATIKAIEVPMRTIEIAASTLDLVKAMVEHGNPNSISDAAVGALCVRAAVEGAALNVKINALGIDDEVLKNEYIEKANLSVQSVQNQVNEILNIVNQKMKLD